The following proteins are encoded in a genomic region of Shinella zoogloeoides:
- a CDS encoding zinc-binding dehydrogenase: protein MKAIVLPGPGARLDDVVPADLPVPEPGPGQLRLRVLAVSVNPVDWKLAIDHKPEWTYPHVLGLDAAGVIDAVGPDVEGWAVGEPVVVHNNLWKPGVFAEYCLAPAHATSRLPAGVRFTDAAAVPCAGYTAYQGLFRKARLEAGQTILVQGANGGVGGFATQLAHQAGAKVIALTRPEHFDAVRTFGADVVLDYRDPNLVQKVRGETEGGYGVDVMLEVVNPGDARKSLAFVHYNGHLVSVDPLPVMTDVASYTYAASIHEVGLGGAYFAGHVPTQRDFARMGDDLMARLAAGRLDPMVEEIVTLGGIPDALRRLKRREVTGKIVARIAPDP from the coding sequence ATGAAGGCTATCGTTCTTCCGGGACCCGGTGCGCGGCTCGACGACGTGGTGCCGGCCGACCTGCCGGTGCCCGAGCCCGGCCCGGGCCAGTTGCGCCTCAGGGTCCTCGCGGTTTCCGTCAATCCGGTCGACTGGAAGCTGGCGATCGATCACAAGCCGGAATGGACCTATCCGCATGTGCTCGGGCTCGATGCCGCGGGCGTTATCGATGCGGTCGGGCCGGATGTGGAGGGCTGGGCCGTCGGCGAGCCGGTGGTCGTGCATAACAATCTCTGGAAGCCCGGCGTCTTTGCCGAATATTGCCTCGCGCCGGCCCACGCCACCTCGCGCCTGCCGGCCGGCGTGCGCTTCACCGATGCCGCGGCCGTGCCCTGCGCGGGCTACACCGCCTATCAGGGGCTGTTCCGCAAGGCCCGGCTGGAGGCCGGCCAGACCATTCTCGTGCAGGGTGCGAATGGCGGCGTCGGCGGCTTTGCCACCCAGCTTGCCCATCAGGCCGGGGCGAAGGTCATCGCGCTGACGCGGCCGGAGCATTTCGATGCCGTGCGCACCTTCGGTGCCGACGTGGTCCTCGACTATCGCGACCCGAATCTCGTGCAGAAGGTGCGGGGCGAGACGGAGGGCGGCTATGGCGTCGATGTCATGCTGGAGGTGGTCAATCCCGGCGATGCGCGCAAGTCGCTCGCCTTCGTGCATTACAACGGCCATCTCGTCTCGGTCGATCCGCTGCCGGTGATGACCGACGTGGCGTCCTATACCTATGCCGCCTCGATCCATGAAGTCGGCCTCGGCGGGGCGTATTTCGCCGGGCACGTGCCGACCCAGCGGGATTTTGCCCGCATGGGCGACGATCTGATGGCCCGGCTTGCGGCCGGCAGGCTCGATCCGATGGTCGAGGAGATCGTGACGCTCGGCGGCATTCCGGATGCGCTGCGGCGGCTGAAGCGTCGCGAGGTGACGGGCAAGATCGTCGCCCGGATCGCGCCGGACCCCTGA
- a CDS encoding GMC family oxidoreductase, with protein sequence MSYDHIVVGGGTAGCLAAGKLAGEHGARVLVLEAGPDDRNPLIRMPAGFVKLLGVEKYMWFYKSVAQARLGGRTPIVPQGRVLGGGSSVNAMVYMRGQPADYDGWAEEIGDDQWSYDALLPYFTAMEDNARLNDDYHGVGGPWQVSDLEHMCELSRAFVLAAQGIGLPHNGDFNGRSQRGVGAYQVTTRNGRRCSAVDAFLRPAMKTGRLDVRTSCLVHSIIIENGRAVGVRYSEGDGRAVTEARCDGEVLLAAGAIATPKLLMLSGIGPADHLKAHGIPVRVDLAGVGANLQDHTETPVVALCNGPYGYYGHDRGWKQMRNGLEYLLNRTGPVTSNGVEAGAFFDPDDLSGIPKVQQFCVPTVYLDKDHTDQQASHGLTLNSCVAKPRSRGSVQLASADPKDQPLVDPNYLADPEDLRLSIGGIRRAREILQQEPLRAMIAREIFPGPDKVSDADLAEHAKRFVKTVYHPVGTCRMAREGDAGGVLGADMRVRGVAGLRVIDASAVPTIISGNTNAAVLVVADKAVEFITGGTRRPPAGIAPAMGRPAANAFQEA encoded by the coding sequence ATGAGCTACGACCACATCGTCGTCGGCGGCGGCACGGCCGGATGCCTTGCCGCCGGCAAGCTCGCCGGCGAGCACGGCGCGCGCGTGCTGGTGCTGGAGGCGGGGCCGGACGACCGCAACCCGCTGATCCGCATGCCGGCCGGCTTCGTCAAGCTGCTCGGCGTCGAGAAATACATGTGGTTCTACAAATCCGTCGCGCAGGCCCGCCTCGGCGGGCGCACGCCCATCGTGCCGCAGGGCCGCGTGCTCGGCGGCGGCTCCTCGGTCAACGCCATGGTCTACATGCGGGGCCAGCCGGCCGACTATGACGGCTGGGCCGAGGAGATCGGCGACGATCAATGGTCCTACGATGCGCTGCTGCCCTATTTCACCGCCATGGAGGACAACGCGCGGCTGAACGACGACTATCACGGTGTCGGCGGGCCCTGGCAGGTGTCCGACCTCGAGCACATGTGCGAACTGTCGCGCGCCTTCGTGCTGGCCGCGCAGGGCATCGGCCTGCCGCATAACGGCGATTTCAACGGCCGCAGCCAGCGCGGCGTCGGGGCCTATCAGGTGACGACCCGCAACGGCCGGCGCTGCTCTGCGGTGGACGCCTTCCTGCGTCCCGCCATGAAGACCGGCCGGCTCGACGTCAGGACCTCCTGCCTCGTCCATTCGATCATCATCGAGAACGGCCGTGCGGTCGGCGTCCGGTATTCCGAGGGCGACGGCCGCGCCGTGACGGAAGCCCGCTGCGACGGTGAGGTGCTGCTCGCGGCCGGCGCCATCGCGACGCCGAAGCTTTTGATGCTCTCCGGCATCGGCCCGGCGGATCACCTGAAGGCGCATGGCATTCCGGTCCGCGTCGATCTTGCCGGCGTCGGGGCCAATCTTCAGGACCACACGGAAACGCCGGTCGTCGCCCTCTGCAACGGCCCCTACGGCTATTATGGCCATGACCGGGGCTGGAAGCAGATGCGCAACGGCCTCGAATATCTCCTCAACCGCACCGGCCCGGTGACGTCCAACGGCGTTGAGGCCGGCGCCTTCTTCGATCCGGACGATCTTTCCGGCATTCCGAAGGTCCAGCAATTCTGCGTGCCGACGGTCTATCTCGACAAGGACCACACCGACCAGCAGGCGAGCCACGGCCTGACGCTGAATTCCTGCGTCGCAAAGCCCCGTTCGCGCGGTTCCGTGCAGCTTGCCTCCGCCGATCCGAAGGACCAGCCGCTGGTCGATCCGAATTATCTCGCCGATCCCGAGGATCTGCGCCTTTCCATCGGCGGCATACGCCGCGCCCGCGAGATCCTCCAGCAGGAGCCGCTGCGCGCGATGATCGCCCGCGAGATCTTCCCCGGCCCGGACAAGGTGTCGGATGCGGACCTTGCCGAGCATGCGAAGCGCTTCGTCAAGACCGTCTACCACCCCGTCGGCACCTGCCGCATGGCCCGCGAGGGCGATGCGGGCGGCGTGCTCGGGGCCGACATGCGGGTGCGCGGCGTTGCGGGCCTGCGCGTCATCGACGCCTCCGCCGTCCCCACCATCATTTCCGGCAACACCAATGCCGCCGTGCTGGTCGTCGCCGACAAGGCGGTGGAGTTCATCACCGGCGGCACGCGCCGTCCGCCTGCCGGCATCGCCCCGGCTATGGGGCGGCCGGCGGCCAACGCATTTCAGGAGGCATGA
- a CDS encoding ABC transporter ATP-binding protein, whose protein sequence is MASIKAERLVKRYGAFQAVHGIDFEIADGEFVAILGPSGCGKSSTMRMIAGLETVTEGSIYFDGKRVNDVRARDRNVAMSFESYALYPTISIYENIAFPLRSANVDNKEIDRQVRDIAEKMELTALLNLKPKGLSSGQAQRVGLARALVRNPAVFLLDEPISHLDTRQRYRMRRFIKSLHQKFNYTMIYVTHDQEEALALADRVMVMSDGEIQQMAVPDEVYARPRNAFVAGFVGEPPINFFDCRVVAGNGGWQIEFEGRKLALPERLHAAAQGIGDGGLAAIRPHFLSIGGDSPLRVDGKVFITEELQDQNLIFVDVGDTRFTLVAHPSVTPKRGEAVPVSIDPEHLLLFPRSQAGKVESIVA, encoded by the coding sequence ATGGCCTCCATCAAAGCTGAACGACTCGTCAAGCGCTACGGCGCCTTCCAGGCGGTGCACGGCATCGACTTCGAGATCGCCGACGGCGAGTTCGTCGCCATCCTCGGCCCCTCGGGCTGCGGCAAGTCTTCGACGATGCGCATGATCGCCGGGCTGGAGACGGTCACCGAAGGCTCGATCTATTTCGACGGCAAGCGCGTCAACGACGTGCGCGCCCGCGACCGCAACGTCGCGATGTCCTTCGAATCCTACGCGCTCTATCCGACGATCTCGATCTACGAGAACATCGCCTTCCCGCTGCGCTCGGCCAATGTCGACAACAAGGAGATCGACCGGCAGGTGCGCGACATCGCGGAGAAGATGGAGCTGACGGCGCTGCTGAACCTCAAGCCGAAGGGTCTTTCCTCCGGCCAGGCGCAACGTGTCGGCCTTGCGCGGGCGCTGGTGCGCAACCCGGCGGTGTTCCTGCTCGACGAGCCGATCTCGCATCTCGACACGCGCCAGCGCTACCGCATGCGCCGCTTCATCAAGAGCCTGCACCAGAAGTTCAACTACACGATGATCTACGTCACCCACGACCAGGAGGAAGCGCTGGCGCTGGCCGACCGGGTCATGGTGATGAGCGACGGCGAGATCCAGCAGATGGCGGTGCCGGACGAGGTCTATGCCCGCCCGAGGAACGCCTTCGTCGCCGGCTTCGTCGGCGAGCCGCCGATCAACTTCTTCGATTGCCGCGTGGTGGCCGGCAATGGCGGCTGGCAGATCGAGTTCGAGGGGCGCAAGCTGGCGCTGCCGGAGCGTCTCCATGCGGCGGCGCAGGGCATCGGTGACGGCGGCCTTGCCGCCATCCGCCCGCATTTCCTCTCCATCGGCGGCGACAGCCCGCTGCGCGTCGACGGCAAGGTCTTCATCACGGAGGAATTGCAGGACCAGAACCTGATCTTCGTCGATGTCGGCGACACGCGCTTCACGCTCGTCGCCCATCCTTCGGTCACGCCGAAGCGCGGCGAGGCGGTGCCGGTCTCCATCGACCCGGAGCACCTTCTCCTCTTCCCGCGCTCGCAGGCCGGCAAGGTGGAGAGCATCGTCGCATGA
- a CDS encoding ABC transporter ATP-binding protein, with translation MYELKSVHKRYGLAKVALRKIDLAVRDREFLVIYGPAGAGKSTLLNILAGIAKPTSGDVLRNGVSILKVPPEKRDAAMAFENYALYSHLSVGENLAFPLKARGLGRAEVEERVKRISGILGIGHLLERRPGFLSGGQRQRVALGRAIIRPADIYLLDEPVGHLDAKLRHKIRAELKALAEDLSATVVFTTTSSREALALGDRVAVLNAGRLEQVGKPADLYHRPANAFVASFVGDPPMSFISVEPRPHDGRVDFVTADGMPVASLAADAVQGLTNEAGRIQVGFRSNEVRIAGEGDSNALRGRVDVIENLGYMKIALVGIGGDQVSVSVPAGTALGVGETVAIAFPRDAVHLFQNARAVTHATPSAGV, from the coding sequence ATGTACGAACTGAAATCCGTCCACAAGCGCTACGGCCTCGCCAAGGTCGCCCTGCGCAAGATCGACCTTGCCGTGCGCGACCGGGAATTCCTCGTCATCTACGGCCCGGCCGGCGCCGGCAAGAGCACGCTGCTCAACATCCTCGCCGGCATCGCCAAGCCGACCAGCGGCGACGTGCTGCGCAATGGCGTGTCGATCCTCAAGGTGCCGCCGGAAAAGCGCGACGCCGCCATGGCCTTCGAGAACTACGCGCTCTATTCGCACCTTTCCGTCGGCGAGAACCTTGCGTTTCCCCTCAAGGCGCGCGGCCTCGGCCGGGCCGAGGTGGAGGAGCGCGTCAAGCGCATTTCCGGCATCCTCGGCATCGGCCACCTGCTGGAACGGCGCCCCGGCTTCCTTTCCGGCGGCCAGCGCCAGCGCGTGGCGCTCGGCCGCGCCATCATCCGCCCGGCCGATATCTACCTGCTCGACGAGCCGGTCGGCCATCTCGACGCCAAGCTGCGCCACAAGATCCGTGCCGAGCTGAAGGCGCTCGCCGAGGACCTGTCGGCCACCGTCGTCTTCACCACCACCTCCTCGCGCGAGGCGCTGGCGCTCGGCGACCGGGTCGCCGTGCTCAATGCCGGCAGGCTGGAGCAGGTCGGCAAGCCGGCCGATCTCTATCACCGCCCGGCGAACGCCTTCGTCGCCTCCTTCGTTGGCGATCCGCCGATGAGCTTCATCTCCGTCGAGCCGCGCCCGCATGACGGCAGGGTGGATTTCGTGACGGCGGACGGCATGCCCGTCGCCTCGCTCGCCGCCGACGCCGTGCAGGGCCTCACCAACGAGGCCGGCAGGATCCAGGTCGGCTTCCGCTCCAACGAGGTGCGGATCGCTGGCGAGGGGGATTCCAACGCCCTTCGCGGCCGCGTCGATGTCATCGAGAACCTCGGCTACATGAAGATCGCCCTCGTCGGCATCGGCGGCGACCAGGTCTCCGTCTCCGTTCCCGCCGGCACCGCGCTCGGCGTCGGCGAGACGGTCGCCATCGCCTTCCCGCGCGACGCCGTCCACCTGTTCCAGAATGCCCGGGCGGTCACGCATGCGACGCCCTCGGCAGGAGTTTGA
- a CDS encoding carbohydrate ABC transporter permease, translating to MLQRESSFPKEVLRYGLIVLVLGFIVFPIAWMILTSFKPADAVMVSPPRFLFTPTLDNYVHAIYDKNFLFYIKNTLFISVASTIIVVITGSLAAYSFARYNVGDGHLLFFILSTKMFPAIAVILPYFLIFREVGKTGVGSFLGIGLDQPGALIISYTVFNLPFAIWLLVSFFQDIPRELEHSARLDGLTRLKVLAKVVCPLAAPGIAVTGVFTLIFSWNEFLFAYILTRKAASTVTVGVESFFTLQGILWGPVAAAATISVLPMLIFVLAMQRYMVRGLTFGAVRG from the coding sequence ATGCTGCAACGTGAATCGAGTTTCCCCAAGGAAGTCCTGCGCTACGGCCTGATCGTGCTGGTGCTCGGCTTCATCGTCTTCCCCATCGCCTGGATGATCCTGACGTCGTTCAAGCCGGCCGATGCCGTCATGGTCTCGCCGCCGCGCTTCCTGTTCACCCCGACGCTGGATAACTACGTCCACGCGATCTACGACAAGAACTTCCTGTTCTACATCAAGAACACGCTGTTCATCTCCGTCGCCTCGACGATCATCGTCGTCATCACCGGTTCGCTCGCGGCCTACAGCTTCGCCCGCTACAATGTCGGCGACGGGCATCTGCTGTTCTTCATCCTGTCGACCAAGATGTTCCCGGCGATCGCGGTGATCCTGCCCTACTTCCTGATCTTTCGCGAGGTTGGCAAGACGGGCGTCGGCAGCTTCCTCGGCATCGGCCTCGACCAGCCGGGCGCGCTGATCATCTCCTATACGGTGTTCAACCTGCCCTTCGCCATCTGGCTGCTGGTCTCCTTCTTCCAGGACATCCCGCGCGAGCTGGAACATTCCGCCCGCCTCGACGGCCTCACGCGCCTCAAGGTGCTCGCCAAGGTCGTCTGCCCGCTGGCCGCGCCCGGCATCGCGGTCACCGGCGTCTTTACGCTGATCTTCAGCTGGAACGAGTTCCTCTTCGCCTACATCCTGACCCGCAAGGCGGCCAGCACCGTCACGGTGGGCGTCGAGTCCTTCTTCACCCTGCAGGGCATTCTCTGGGGGCCGGTCGCGGCCGCCGCCACCATCAGCGTCCTGCCCATGCTGATCTTCGTTCTGGCCATGCAGCGCTACATGGTGCGCGGCCTCACCTTCGGCGCCGTGAGAGGATAG
- a CDS encoding sugar ABC transporter permease, with protein MSQSLSVPAPQERGTAGPAAMSDRWFSLLLVVPAMLVILVFALLPLAYALDVSFRFADLTRGRIGDFVGLDNYRTVLHDSAFWSSVWVTLKFTVTAVTLEMVLGIAIAFLIHGATVGKGIIRSLMILPLATSAAVTGLFWRYLYDPQFGLINYFLGLIGLPEPNWLGDYTIALWSVILFDVWQWTPFVALIALAGLQALPKEPFEAAELDGASTFRVLRTLTFPMLKPVLFLVLVLRTIDSVRLYDAVAVLTRGGPGTVTETMTFYLYRTGLKLFRMDYASTMAIFFLYAMLVASLFALRPLLTQFSSRASEG; from the coding sequence ATGTCGCAGTCGCTATCCGTGCCGGCGCCGCAGGAAAGGGGAACCGCCGGTCCGGCGGCCATGTCCGACCGCTGGTTCTCGCTCCTTCTCGTCGTGCCTGCGATGCTGGTCATCCTTGTCTTCGCGCTTCTGCCGCTCGCCTATGCGCTGGACGTGTCCTTCCGCTTCGCCGACCTGACGCGCGGCCGGATCGGGGATTTCGTCGGCCTCGACAACTACCGCACGGTGCTGCACGACAGCGCGTTCTGGAGCTCGGTCTGGGTCACGCTCAAGTTCACGGTGACCGCCGTCACCCTCGAAATGGTGCTCGGCATCGCCATCGCCTTCCTGATCCACGGCGCGACGGTCGGCAAGGGCATCATCCGGAGCCTGATGATCCTGCCGCTCGCGACCTCGGCGGCGGTGACGGGCCTGTTCTGGCGCTATCTCTACGACCCCCAGTTCGGCCTCATCAACTATTTCCTCGGCCTCATCGGCCTGCCGGAGCCCAACTGGCTCGGCGACTACACCATCGCGCTGTGGTCGGTCATCCTGTTCGACGTCTGGCAATGGACGCCCTTCGTCGCGCTGATCGCGCTCGCCGGCCTGCAGGCCCTGCCGAAGGAGCCCTTCGAGGCGGCCGAACTCGATGGCGCCAGCACCTTCCGCGTGCTGCGCACCCTGACCTTCCCCATGCTGAAGCCGGTTCTCTTCCTCGTCCTCGTGCTGCGCACCATCGACAGCGTGCGCCTCTACGACGCCGTGGCGGTGCTGACGCGCGGCGGGCCGGGCACGGTGACGGAGACCATGACCTTCTACCTCTACCGCACGGGCCTGAAGCTCTTCCGGATGGACTACGCCTCCACCATGGCGATCTTCTTCCTCTACGCCATGCTGGTCGCGAGCCTCTTTGCGCTGCGCCCGCTGCTCACCCAATTCTCATCCCGCGCATCGGAAGGCTGA
- a CDS encoding ABC transporter substrate-binding protein, with product MQSMLKTGLVTAALMASVAPAAMAQECADADRVPITWSTIAGFYTDAMADLVAGFEKGHCVKVNVVNIDNSQLYNKQVIEMVGQTGAYDVVTLETSEKAEFAENGFILPMTEYFADKKAQLDDVAPTLAALTTQYKGDVWGLPYYTYTAGYIYRQDLFDDPTEKEAFKKRFNYDLAVPETWAQHRDIAEFFTRKAGENLKGEKLAKDFYGVGLMAGPFPEIQDEMSGVLWSQGADWLTDEGKVPVDAVEKAMNDYLALMKYAPPAALTVTYDGVMNQMKDGQIAQTYSFFLDQWPNAVTTETSVPGAKMGVAEAPEKKAYIGGFLLAVSASSAHPKEAMDFVAYVGGHDAQMEFAKAGGTSTLMSVLSDPSFAAPESRPKTGHFATLLKIFDSMKGFRSNLFDTPFGAKIYNTMQIPLQSAAAGQISARQAAEQLAAEVEKICGGPCPIGK from the coding sequence ATGCAATCCATGCTGAAAACGGGCCTTGTGACCGCAGCGCTGATGGCTTCGGTAGCCCCCGCCGCCATGGCGCAGGAATGCGCCGATGCCGACCGCGTGCCGATCACCTGGTCGACCATCGCCGGCTTCTACACCGACGCGATGGCCGACCTCGTTGCCGGCTTCGAGAAGGGCCACTGCGTGAAGGTCAATGTCGTCAACATCGACAACTCGCAGCTCTACAACAAGCAGGTCATCGAGATGGTCGGCCAGACCGGCGCCTATGACGTCGTGACGCTCGAAACCTCGGAAAAGGCGGAGTTCGCGGAAAACGGCTTCATCCTGCCGATGACCGAATATTTCGCCGACAAGAAGGCGCAGCTCGACGACGTGGCGCCGACGCTCGCTGCCCTCACCACCCAGTACAAGGGCGACGTCTGGGGCCTGCCCTACTACACCTACACGGCCGGCTACATCTATCGCCAGGACCTCTTCGACGACCCGACGGAGAAGGAAGCCTTCAAGAAGCGCTTCAACTACGACCTCGCCGTGCCGGAGACCTGGGCGCAGCACCGCGACATCGCCGAGTTCTTCACCCGCAAGGCCGGTGAAAACCTCAAGGGCGAGAAGCTCGCCAAGGACTTCTACGGCGTCGGCCTGATGGCCGGTCCCTTCCCGGAAATCCAGGACGAGATGTCCGGAGTGCTCTGGTCGCAGGGCGCCGACTGGCTGACGGACGAGGGCAAGGTGCCGGTCGATGCCGTCGAGAAGGCGATGAACGACTATCTCGCCCTCATGAAGTATGCACCGCCGGCCGCCCTCACCGTCACCTATGACGGCGTGATGAACCAGATGAAGGACGGGCAGATCGCCCAGACCTATTCCTTCTTCCTCGACCAGTGGCCGAATGCCGTGACGACCGAGACCTCCGTGCCGGGTGCGAAGATGGGCGTTGCCGAGGCACCGGAAAAGAAGGCCTATATCGGCGGCTTCCTGCTGGCGGTCTCAGCTTCCTCCGCCCATCCGAAGGAGGCGATGGACTTCGTCGCCTATGTCGGCGGCCATGACGCGCAGATGGAATTCGCCAAGGCCGGCGGCACCTCGACGCTGATGAGCGTCCTGTCCGACCCGTCCTTCGCCGCGCCGGAAAGCCGGCCGAAGACCGGCCACTTCGCGACGCTGCTGAAGATCTTCGATTCCATGAAGGGCTTCCGCTCGAACCTCTTCGACACGCCCTTCGGCGCGAAGATCTACAACACGATGCAGATCCCGCTGCAGTCGGCCGCGGCCGGCCAGATCTCGGCGCGCCAGGCCGCCGAGCAGCTTGCCGCCGAAGTCGAGAAGATTTGCGGCGGTCCTTGCCCGATCGGCAAGTGA
- a CDS encoding Ldh family oxidoreductase, whose protein sequence is MSVPTLVAPDLLEALLENALRAAGACAASAGAAVRAMMHASRIGVDSHGARLVVHYDKVLRGGRVKGTPDIAVRRTAAATAVVDGDDALGHHAAYVAMDTAIELARESGIGAVGVVRSSHFGAAGAYARVAAEAGMIGFATTNSDKVVAPFQGREAFHGTNPLAFAAPSGEARPWLLDMATSSIPLNRLLLFKSLGVSLPQGVAVDEAGRPTTEPSEGRTLLPLGGVDFSFKGAALAGVATLFSAILQGTTLDHAFIPMVGGDDYSTPRRMGHFLLAIDPDRFGGRDVFAAGMAAYLTALRAAPAQEGAEVLAPGDREWRVEAERERTGIPIDPDTAAFLGLPRDPAVPAGNTEGNLVA, encoded by the coding sequence ATGTCTGTTCCCACTCTTGTTGCCCCCGATTTGCTCGAAGCGCTACTCGAAAACGCGTTGCGCGCTGCCGGTGCCTGCGCGGCGTCCGCCGGCGCGGCGGTGCGGGCGATGATGCATGCCTCGCGCATCGGGGTAGACAGCCACGGGGCGCGGCTGGTGGTTCACTATGACAAGGTGCTGCGCGGCGGCCGGGTCAAAGGCACGCCGGACATCGCGGTGCGCCGCACGGCGGCGGCGACGGCGGTGGTGGATGGCGACGATGCGCTCGGCCACCACGCGGCCTATGTGGCGATGGACACGGCGATCGAGCTTGCCCGCGAAAGCGGCATCGGCGCCGTCGGCGTCGTCCGCTCCTCGCATTTCGGCGCGGCCGGGGCCTATGCGCGTGTCGCCGCCGAGGCGGGCATGATCGGCTTCGCCACCACCAATTCCGACAAGGTCGTCGCGCCGTTCCAGGGGCGGGAGGCCTTTCACGGCACCAATCCGCTGGCCTTCGCCGCGCCGAGCGGCGAGGCCCGGCCTTGGCTGCTCGACATGGCGACCTCCTCCATTCCGCTGAACCGCCTGCTGCTCTTCAAGTCGCTCGGCGTGTCGCTGCCGCAAGGGGTGGCGGTGGACGAGGCGGGCCGGCCGACGACGGAGCCGTCGGAGGGGCGCACGCTCCTGCCGCTCGGCGGGGTCGACTTCTCCTTCAAGGGCGCGGCGCTTGCCGGGGTGGCGACGCTGTTTTCGGCGATCCTGCAGGGCACGACGCTCGACCACGCCTTCATCCCCATGGTCGGCGGCGACGATTATTCGACGCCGCGCCGGATGGGCCACTTCCTTCTTGCCATCGATCCGGACCGCTTCGGCGGCCGCGACGTCTTCGCCGCCGGCATGGCCGCCTATCTCACCGCCCTCAGGGCCGCACCGGCGCAGGAGGGCGCCGAGGTGCTGGCGCCGGGCGACCGCGAATGGCGCGTCGAGGCCGAGCGCGAAAGGACGGGCATCCCGATCGATCCCGATACCGCGGCCTTCCTTGGTCTGCCGCGGGACCCGGCCGTACCGGCCGGAAACACCGAGGGGAATTTAGTCGCATAG
- a CDS encoding GntR family transcriptional regulator, with the protein MSTLDRGPSLTDQAAQEIRNRIVRGQFQLGEPLSEIALANELGVSKTPVREALMVLKRQGLIEVHPQRGSFVFDMDASQVRKLSELREVLELAAIRMALAAGRKALARQWADIIRKMRKALDADDTELYRTLDGGFHRALFELADNAYLLEAYEMIAFRVQALRNRLSLAPSLNVTSFEEHVRLAELVAGGEDDAAIELMGRHIAATREHYLAAIKARGEEVPATALKGRRRTIRR; encoded by the coding sequence ATGAGCACACTCGACCGCGGCCCCTCGCTGACCGACCAGGCCGCGCAGGAAATCCGCAACCGCATCGTCCGTGGGCAGTTCCAGCTCGGCGAGCCGTTGTCCGAGATCGCGCTCGCCAATGAGCTCGGCGTCTCCAAGACGCCCGTGCGCGAAGCCCTCATGGTGCTCAAGCGCCAGGGGCTGATCGAGGTCCATCCGCAGCGCGGTTCCTTCGTCTTCGACATGGACGCGAGCCAGGTCCGCAAGCTTTCCGAGCTGCGCGAGGTGCTGGAGCTGGCCGCCATCCGCATGGCGCTCGCCGCCGGCCGCAAGGCCCTCGCCCGGCAATGGGCGGATATCATCAGGAAGATGCGCAAGGCCCTCGATGCCGACGATACGGAGCTTTACCGCACCCTCGACGGCGGCTTCCATCGGGCGCTCTTCGAGCTTGCCGACAATGCCTACCTGCTCGAGGCCTACGAGATGATCGCCTTCCGCGTCCAGGCACTGCGCAACCGGCTCTCCCTTGCCCCCTCGCTCAACGTCACCTCGTTCGAGGAGCATGTGCGCCTTGCCGAGCTGGTGGCCGGCGGTGAGGACGACGCCGCGATCGAGCTGATGGGCCGGCATATCGCCGCCACGCGGGAACATTACCTTGCGGCCATCAAGGCGCGGGGAGAGGAAGTGCCGGCCACGGCGCTCAAGGGACGGCGCCGCACGATCCGTCGCTGA
- a CDS encoding SDR family NAD(P)-dependent oxidoreductase, whose amino-acid sequence MYAELFRLDGRAALVTGGSRGIGLACAEALGEAGARVAISARSREEGAKAVDYLKQKGIEAIYLPADVSSESAAQEAVRQAAEALGGLDILVNNAGIARHCDSLKLTPETWNEVIDTNLTGLFWCCRAAIGMMVAKGSGSIVNIGSISGFISNLPQNQVAYNASKAGVHMLTKSLAGEFAASNIRINAVAPGYIETAMTQGGLDDPEWSKIWLGMTPMARAGKASEVAAAVLFLASDAASYVTGSVLTIDGGYTIH is encoded by the coding sequence ATGTACGCTGAGCTTTTCAGACTGGATGGCCGCGCCGCTCTTGTGACCGGCGGCAGCCGTGGCATCGGGCTTGCCTGTGCCGAGGCGCTTGGAGAAGCTGGCGCGCGCGTGGCGATCTCCGCACGCTCCCGCGAAGAGGGTGCGAAAGCCGTCGACTATCTTAAGCAAAAGGGCATTGAGGCGATCTACCTGCCCGCCGACGTTTCCAGCGAAAGCGCGGCACAGGAGGCCGTGCGGCAGGCGGCCGAGGCGCTCGGCGGGCTCGACATCCTCGTCAACAATGCCGGCATCGCGCGCCATTGCGACAGCCTGAAGCTGACGCCGGAAACCTGGAACGAGGTGATCGACACCAACCTGACCGGCCTCTTCTGGTGCTGCCGCGCGGCCATCGGGATGATGGTCGCCAAAGGAAGCGGCTCGATCGTCAATATCGGCTCGATCTCCGGCTTCATCAGCAACCTGCCGCAGAACCAGGTGGCCTACAATGCCAGCAAGGCGGGCGTGCACATGCTCACCAAGTCGCTCGCCGGCGAGTTCGCGGCGAGCAACATCCGCATCAATGCCGTCGCCCCCGGCTATATCGAGACAGCGATGACGCAGGGCGGGCTGGACGATCCCGAATGGTCGAAGATCTGGCTCGGCATGACGCCGATGGCCCGCGCCGGCAAGGCGAGCGAGGTCGCCGCCGCCGTGCTCTTCCTCGCCTCGGACGCCGCCAGCTACGTCACCGGCTCGGTGCTGACCATCGACGGCGGCTACACCATTCACTGA